A single genomic interval of Musa acuminata AAA Group cultivar baxijiao chromosome BXJ3-4, Cavendish_Baxijiao_AAA, whole genome shotgun sequence harbors:
- the LOC103980341 gene encoding plasmodesmata-located protein 2 isoform X2: MGSLTARYRHTSLTPFPSSTFALPLLKLALTVLAFLSPAAAGDLYNLVYKGCANQSFPGGAAAYGQALAALSSSLTARAATSEFYKTTASSANGGQSLFGLFQCRGDLSSSDCSACVSRLLPMWPSLCGYAAAARVQLSGCYALYQVSGFPQISGTQMLYKTCGSGGGGGDFEVNRDTAFSQLQSGVAGGQGFYTTSYGSIYTMAQCEGDLSNGDCTDCVAQAVQKSEVECGGATSGQIYLDKCYISYSYYANGVTSAGSGGGGNGGQTGKTVAIVVGGAAGVGFLIICLLFARSLMRKKDDF, encoded by the exons ATGGGCAGCCTCACAGCCCGTTACCGTCATACTTCTCTGACTCCTTTTCCGAGCTCTACGTTCGCATTGCCATTGTTAAAATTGGCCCTCACAGTACTCGCCTTCCTGTCGCCAGCCGCTGCCGGCGACCTATACAACCTTGTCTATAAGGGCTGCGCCAACCAGTCCTTCCCCGGCGGCGCTGCAGCCTACGGCCAGGCCCTCGccgccctctcctcctccttgacTGCCCGCGCCGCCACCTCCGAGTTCTACAAGACCACCGCCTCATCCGCCAACGGCGGCCAGTCCCTCTTCGGTCTCTTCCAGTGCCGCGGTGACCTCTCCTCCTCCGATTGCTCTGCCTGCGTTAGCCGCCTCCTCCCCATGTGGCCGTCTCTCTGCGGCTACGCCGCCGCCGCCCGCGTCCAGCTCTCCGGTTGCTACGCCCTGTACCAGGTGTCCGGCTTCCCCCAGATCTCTGGCACCCAGATGCTTTACAAAACCTGTGGCtccggcggtggcggtggcgactTTGAGGTCAATCGGGACACGGCCTTCAGCCAGCTACAGAGCGGCGTCGCTGGCGGGCAGGGGTTCTACACCACTAGCTACGGCTCCATCTACACTATGGCGCAGTGCGAGGGTGACCTCTCTAACGGGGACTGCACCGACTGCGTGGCCCAGGCCGTCCAGAAGTCGGAAGTGGAGTGCGGCGGCGCCACCTCCGGCCAGATCTACCTCGACAAGTGCTACATTAGTTACAGCTACTACGCGAATGGCGTCACCTCCgccggcagcggcggtggcggtAATGGAG GGCAAACAGGGAAGACAGTGGCCATAGTGGTGGGAGGGGCAGCAGGGGTGGGTTTTCTGATCATCTGCTTGTTGTTTGCCAGGAGTTTGATGAGAAAGAAAGATG ATTTCTGA
- the LOC103980341 gene encoding plasmodesmata-located protein 2 isoform X1 has protein sequence MGSLTARYRHTSLTPFPSSTFALPLLKLALTVLAFLSPAAAGDLYNLVYKGCANQSFPGGAAAYGQALAALSSSLTARAATSEFYKTTASSANGGQSLFGLFQCRGDLSSSDCSACVSRLLPMWPSLCGYAAAARVQLSGCYALYQVSGFPQISGTQMLYKTCGSGGGGGDFEVNRDTAFSQLQSGVAGGQGFYTTSYGSIYTMAQCEGDLSNGDCTDCVAQAVQKSEVECGGATSGQIYLDKCYISYSYYANGVTSAGSGGGGNGVLDVSFAGMVLTFYISEEGDLCAWFQIKLMIVDCFSVIRANREDSGHSGGRGSRGGFSDHLLVVCQEFDEKER, from the exons ATGGGCAGCCTCACAGCCCGTTACCGTCATACTTCTCTGACTCCTTTTCCGAGCTCTACGTTCGCATTGCCATTGTTAAAATTGGCCCTCACAGTACTCGCCTTCCTGTCGCCAGCCGCTGCCGGCGACCTATACAACCTTGTCTATAAGGGCTGCGCCAACCAGTCCTTCCCCGGCGGCGCTGCAGCCTACGGCCAGGCCCTCGccgccctctcctcctccttgacTGCCCGCGCCGCCACCTCCGAGTTCTACAAGACCACCGCCTCATCCGCCAACGGCGGCCAGTCCCTCTTCGGTCTCTTCCAGTGCCGCGGTGACCTCTCCTCCTCCGATTGCTCTGCCTGCGTTAGCCGCCTCCTCCCCATGTGGCCGTCTCTCTGCGGCTACGCCGCCGCCGCCCGCGTCCAGCTCTCCGGTTGCTACGCCCTGTACCAGGTGTCCGGCTTCCCCCAGATCTCTGGCACCCAGATGCTTTACAAAACCTGTGGCtccggcggtggcggtggcgactTTGAGGTCAATCGGGACACGGCCTTCAGCCAGCTACAGAGCGGCGTCGCTGGCGGGCAGGGGTTCTACACCACTAGCTACGGCTCCATCTACACTATGGCGCAGTGCGAGGGTGACCTCTCTAACGGGGACTGCACCGACTGCGTGGCCCAGGCCGTCCAGAAGTCGGAAGTGGAGTGCGGCGGCGCCACCTCCGGCCAGATCTACCTCGACAAGTGCTACATTAGTTACAGCTACTACGCGAATGGCGTCACCTCCgccggcagcggcggtggcggtAATGGAG TTTTAGATGTTTCATTTGCTGGAATGGTATTGACTTTCTATATCTCGGAGGAAGGTGACTTATGTGCATGGTTCCAAATAAAATTGATGATAGTTGATTGCTTCTCGGTGATCAGGGCAAACAGGGAAGACAGTGGCCATAGTGGTGGGAGGGGCAGCAGGGGTGGGTTTTCTGATCATCTGCTTGTTGTTTGCCAGGAGTTTGATGAGAAAGAAAGATG A